Proteins encoded within one genomic window of Tabrizicola piscis:
- a CDS encoding UxaA family hydrolase: protein MADGVIRLHGSDNVVIALQDLAAGAVVAAVAAPLPGAVPRGHKIAARDIAKGDEVIRYGQIIGQATADIPAGAHIHSHNLGMGPHSSDYAIGSECRPLPPLSPRSFMGYHRPDGTVGTRNYLGILTSVNCSGSVARFIAEAAEKDPVLAAMPGIDGIVPIVHQTGCGMSGTNEGYATLMRTLKGYARNPNFGGILLVGLGCEVMQVPDLVGQGRLRPDGNFRYMTIQGEGGTRATIDRALGTLREMAEVAARTPRAPAPVSKLVVGLQCGGSDGYSGITANPALGHASDLLVQMGGTTILSETPEIYGAEHLLTRRAVSRDVGETLLERIRWWEDYTARNEGEMDNNPSPGNKRGGLTTILEKSLGAVAKGGTAPLSGVYKFAEPITTPGFVYMDSPGYDPCSVTGQIASGATLIVFTTGRGSVSGYKPSPCIKLATNSEMYARMKEDMDINCGDILDGVSIAAKGEEILDKIIATASGQQTLSEELGFGGAEFVPWQIGAVM from the coding sequence ATGGCTGATGGGGTAATCCGGCTGCACGGGTCCGACAATGTGGTGATCGCCCTTCAGGACCTTGCGGCAGGTGCCGTGGTGGCGGCCGTAGCCGCGCCCTTGCCGGGCGCCGTCCCGCGCGGCCACAAGATCGCCGCCCGCGACATCGCCAAGGGGGATGAGGTGATCCGCTACGGCCAGATCATCGGACAGGCCACCGCCGACATCCCGGCCGGTGCGCATATCCACAGCCACAACCTTGGCATGGGGCCCCACAGCAGCGACTATGCCATCGGCAGCGAATGCCGCCCCCTGCCGCCGCTGTCCCCCCGCAGCTTCATGGGCTACCACCGCCCTGATGGCACTGTGGGCACCCGCAACTACCTTGGCATCCTGACGTCGGTGAACTGCTCCGGCTCCGTCGCCCGGTTCATCGCCGAGGCGGCCGAGAAAGACCCCGTGCTTGCCGCCATGCCCGGGATCGACGGGATCGTGCCCATCGTCCACCAGACCGGCTGCGGGATGTCCGGCACGAATGAAGGCTACGCCACCCTAATGCGCACGCTGAAAGGCTATGCGCGCAACCCGAACTTCGGCGGCATCCTTCTCGTTGGCCTGGGGTGCGAGGTGATGCAGGTCCCCGACCTTGTCGGCCAGGGCCGCCTGCGCCCGGATGGCAATTTCCGCTACATGACCATCCAGGGCGAAGGCGGCACCCGCGCTACCATCGACCGCGCGCTCGGCACCTTGCGCGAGATGGCCGAGGTCGCCGCCCGCACCCCCCGCGCGCCCGCCCCGGTGTCCAAACTGGTGGTCGGGCTGCAATGCGGCGGCTCGGACGGCTATAGCGGCATCACCGCCAACCCCGCCCTTGGCCATGCCTCGGACCTTCTGGTCCAGATGGGCGGCACCACGATCCTGTCCGAAACGCCCGAAATTTACGGGGCCGAACACCTCCTCACCCGCCGCGCCGTCAGCCGTGACGTGGGCGAGACGCTCCTTGAACGCATCCGCTGGTGGGAAGACTACACCGCCCGCAATGAGGGTGAGATGGACAACAACCCCTCCCCCGGCAACAAGCGCGGCGGGCTGACGACGATCCTTGAAAAGTCGCTCGGCGCGGTGGCCAAGGGCGGCACCGCCCCCCTCTCCGGCGTCTACAAATTCGCCGAACCGATCACGACCCCCGGCTTCGTCTACATGGACAGCCCCGGCTATGATCCGTGCTCTGTCACCGGCCAGATCGCCAGTGGCGCCACCCTGATCGTGTTCACCACCGGGCGCGGGTCGGTCTCGGGCTACAAACCCTCCCCTTGCATCAAGCTGGCCACCAACTCGGAAATGTACGCCCGCATGAAGGAAGACATGGACATCAACTGCGGCGATATCCTCGATGGCGTCAGCATCGCGGCGAAGGGTGAGGAGATCCTCGACAAGATCATCGCCACCGCCTCCGGCCAGCAGACCCTGTCCGAGGAGTTGGGCTTTGGCGGCGCGGAGTTCGTGCCATGGCAGATCGGGGCAGTGATGTGA
- a CDS encoding alpha/beta hydrolase, with product MADRGSDVRPPYRWPDPDRDYTNGAFIPGAADYPPRWQAKAEAFRAALGPRAELDLPYGPAPRQKLDLFLPEGPPRGAMVFVHGGYWHLFDKSHWSHLAAGVLARGFAVAMPGYTLAPEARISAMTAEIAKACWFVATRIAGPLVVTGHSAGGHLAARMACTDIALPLTRVVPISPLTELGPLMATTMNAKLRLDEAEAASESPARLGLRPEVAAHVWVGAAERPAFLWQARTLAEEWACPWTADADRHHFDVIDALTDPASLLVETLLGPL from the coding sequence ATGGCAGATCGGGGCAGTGATGTGAGACCTCCTTACCGCTGGCCCGACCCCGACCGCGACTACACGAACGGCGCCTTCATCCCCGGCGCTGCCGACTACCCGCCGCGCTGGCAGGCAAAGGCCGAAGCCTTCCGCGCGGCCCTCGGCCCCCGCGCCGAACTTGACCTGCCCTATGGGCCCGCCCCCCGGCAGAAACTTGATCTCTTCCTGCCCGAAGGCCCGCCGCGCGGGGCCATGGTCTTTGTCCACGGCGGCTACTGGCACCTGTTCGACAAATCCCATTGGTCACACCTCGCGGCAGGGGTACTGGCGCGCGGGTTTGCCGTCGCCATGCCCGGTTACACCCTCGCCCCCGAGGCGCGGATCAGCGCGATGACGGCCGAGATTGCAAAAGCCTGCTGGTTTGTCGCCACCCGGATCGCGGGCCCGCTGGTGGTCACCGGCCATTCCGCCGGCGGCCACCTCGCCGCGCGGATGGCCTGCACCGACATCGCCCTGCCGCTGACGCGGGTTGTGCCGATCTCACCCCTGACCGAACTCGGCCCCCTGATGGCCACCACGATGAACGCCAAACTCCGCCTAGATGAAGCAGAGGCCGCCAGCGAAAGCCCCGCCCGGCTTGGCCTGCGGCCCGAGGTGGCCGCTCATGTCTGGGTGGGTGCCGCCGAACGCCCTGCCTTCCTGTGGCAAGCCCGTACCTTGGCCGAGGAATGGGCCTGTCCGTGGACCGCCGACGCCGACCGCCACCACTTCGACGTGATCGATGCGTTGACGGACCCCGCCTCCCTGCTTGTTGAAACGCTGCTTGGTCCGCTTTAG
- a CDS encoding ABC transporter permease codes for MHKFRQTLARAYTVLFLIFLLAPLVVMSGAAFNDSKLPSIVPWKGWTTMWFSEMIQDQRMMVAFANTLWVAVAVAVIAVIVGTAAAILINSTSGRARTALYGMMISTILIPGVVIGISTMILWTKMGGVLFGPEGKPWPFIPGLHLSVLGQVSYIAAMVMLLVLARLQSFDAGLEEAALDLGASHAQVMRRILLPHLYPAIGAGAAVAFFQSIENFNVTQFTRGGADTLTVYVFSKVRAGITPTINALAFLLIMVTLVLAVIYEINRRRRARVEAAREAEARRAEEAMLL; via the coding sequence ATGCACAAGTTCCGACAGACTCTGGCGCGGGCCTATACGGTGCTGTTCCTGATCTTCCTGCTGGCCCCGCTGGTGGTGATGTCGGGGGCGGCATTCAACGACAGCAAGTTGCCCTCTATCGTGCCGTGGAAGGGTTGGACCACGATGTGGTTCAGCGAGATGATTCAGGACCAGCGGATGATGGTGGCCTTTGCCAACACGCTGTGGGTGGCGGTGGCCGTGGCGGTGATTGCGGTCATCGTGGGGACAGCGGCGGCGATCCTGATCAACTCGACCTCTGGCCGGGCGCGGACGGCACTTTACGGGATGATGATCTCGACCATCCTGATCCCCGGCGTGGTGATCGGGATTTCGACGATGATCCTGTGGACCAAGATGGGCGGGGTTCTGTTCGGGCCGGAAGGCAAGCCCTGGCCGTTCATCCCCGGCCTGCACCTGAGCGTGCTGGGGCAGGTCAGCTATATCGCGGCGATGGTGATGCTTCTGGTGCTGGCGCGGCTGCAGTCCTTTGATGCCGGGCTGGAGGAGGCGGCGCTGGACCTTGGTGCCAGCCATGCGCAGGTGATGCGGCGGATCCTGTTGCCGCATCTTTACCCGGCAATCGGGGCTGGGGCGGCGGTGGCCTTCTTCCAGTCGATCGAGAACTTCAACGTGACGCAGTTCACGCGGGGCGGGGCGGATACGCTGACGGTCTATGTCTTCTCCAAAGTGCGGGCCGGGATCACGCCGACGATCAACGCGCTGGCGTTCCTGTTGATCATGGTGACGCTGGTGCTGGCCGTGATCTACGAGATCAACCGTCGCCGCCGGGCGCGGGTTGAAGCCGCGCGTGAGGCCGAGGCGCGCCGGGCGGAAGAGGCGATGTTGCTTTGA
- a CDS encoding extracellular solute-binding protein, whose translation MKNSTSAFNRRRFLQGSAAGAGILAAPAIISSKALASSGEVNFVGWAGYPALVEKVFPAFEAATGIKVNFKELPDQDTMFGEAKVALEAGGIDLIEPTIDRVGAWDSNGLLGAFDESKLAMDNYLPGLADGAAGERSRPGGMLKYVPSNWGTESLVVNTADAKLSTPPSLGDLFSPDNQSTLRPHSALAAMGRWLDATGQLPRPWMDGYSDMGAMVELWDIALAKAVEMKGNVVQWWSGENEANAGFTANGATVGLCWDSTGFNLRNDGYAYLAPVEGAFAWHQGFVLMKNAANTEQAHEFVKFVSTPEGASGWASAFSSNPVGKGASDLMNPDVATYYNGTFNDEALSKLWWWPDQSAEFLAKRAEYSDKYKAA comes from the coding sequence GTGAAAAACTCAACCTCAGCCTTCAACCGTCGCCGGTTCCTGCAAGGCTCTGCCGCAGGTGCGGGCATCCTTGCCGCCCCGGCCATCATTTCGTCCAAGGCGCTTGCGTCGTCGGGCGAAGTGAATTTCGTCGGCTGGGCGGGCTATCCCGCGCTGGTCGAAAAGGTGTTCCCGGCGTTCGAAGCCGCGACCGGCATCAAGGTGAACTTCAAGGAACTGCCCGATCAGGACACCATGTTCGGTGAAGCCAAGGTCGCGCTGGAAGCCGGCGGGATCGACCTGATCGAGCCGACGATCGACCGCGTCGGCGCATGGGATTCGAACGGCCTGCTGGGCGCGTTTGACGAATCCAAGCTGGCGATGGACAACTACCTTCCCGGCCTCGCCGATGGCGCGGCAGGCGAACGGTCGCGTCCCGGCGGGATGCTGAAATATGTGCCGTCGAACTGGGGCACGGAATCGCTGGTCGTGAACACGGCTGACGCCAAGCTGTCGACCCCGCCGTCGCTGGGCGACCTGTTCAGCCCCGACAACCAGTCGACGCTGCGCCCGCATTCGGCGCTGGCTGCGATGGGCCGCTGGCTGGATGCCACGGGCCAGCTGCCGCGTCCGTGGATGGACGGCTACAGCGACATGGGCGCCATGGTCGAGCTTTGGGACATCGCGCTGGCCAAGGCCGTCGAGATGAAGGGCAACGTCGTCCAGTGGTGGTCGGGCGAAAACGAGGCGAACGCGGGCTTCACCGCCAACGGCGCCACGGTTGGCCTGTGCTGGGATTCGACCGGCTTCAACCTGCGCAATGACGGCTATGCCTATCTGGCCCCGGTCGAAGGTGCCTTTGCCTGGCACCAGGGCTTTGTGCTGATGAAGAACGCGGCCAACACCGAACAGGCGCATGAGTTCGTCAAGTTCGTGTCGACCCCGGAAGGGGCTTCGGGCTGGGCTTCGGCCTTCTCGTCCAACCCGGTCGGCAAGGGCGCGTCGGATCTGATGAACCCCGATGTTGCCACCTATTACAACGGCACTTTCAACGACGAAGCGCTGTCCAAGCTGTGGTGGTGGCCCGACCAGTCGGCCGAGTTCCTCGCCAAGCGGGCCGAGTATTCGGACAAGTACAAGGCGGCCTGA
- a CDS encoding ABC transporter ATP-binding protein, which produces MSAGIDLENVCCDFGTFRAVDNANVSIKPGEFFSFLGPSGCGKTTILRMVSGFIEPTQGMIRIGGKDMKGQRPNQRPTALIFQNLALFPLMPIWENISFGLEVRGVDKATRRAKAEELLRLVDLPDAADKYVSQLSGGQKQRVAIARALAVEPQVMLLDEPLSALDLKLRQHMRAELRAIQKRTGVTFIYITHDQGEALAMSDRVGVMSQGRIQQIADPREIYNNPVNGFVASFVGENNVFTGDVQTAASGMASFATPHGTFRARLGDIGSDRKAKLYVRPEHTLISATAAPENAIPVTVGDVSFEGNFIAVHAISDSGAHLTSEIRNDGSATVPEKGAKAFMSFDATRASILPDANVRS; this is translated from the coding sequence ATGAGCGCCGGAATTGATCTAGAAAACGTCTGCTGCGACTTCGGCACCTTCCGGGCCGTGGACAACGCCAATGTGTCCATCAAGCCGGGCGAGTTCTTTTCGTTCCTCGGGCCATCAGGCTGCGGCAAGACCACGATCCTGCGCATGGTTTCGGGGTTCATCGAGCCGACGCAAGGCATGATCCGCATTGGCGGCAAGGACATGAAGGGCCAGCGCCCGAACCAGCGGCCCACGGCGCTGATCTTCCAGAACCTGGCGCTGTTTCCGCTGATGCCGATCTGGGAAAACATCAGCTTCGGGCTTGAGGTGCGGGGCGTGGACAAGGCCACCCGCCGCGCCAAGGCGGAAGAGCTGTTGCGGCTGGTCGATCTGCCGGACGCGGCCGACAAGTATGTCAGCCAGCTTTCGGGCGGCCAGAAGCAGCGCGTGGCGATTGCCCGCGCGCTGGCGGTGGAACCGCAGGTGATGCTGCTGGACGAACCGCTGTCGGCGCTGGACCTGAAGCTGCGCCAGCACATGCGGGCGGAGCTGCGGGCGATCCAGAAGCGGACGGGCGTGACCTTCATCTACATCACCCACGATCAGGGCGAGGCCTTGGCGATGTCGGACCGCGTCGGCGTCATGTCCCAGGGCCGCATCCAGCAGATCGCCGACCCGCGGGAGATTTACAACAACCCGGTCAACGGTTTCGTCGCCAGTTTCGTGGGCGAAAACAACGTCTTTACCGGCGATGTGCAAACCGCCGCCTCTGGCATGGCCAGCTTTGCTACGCCGCACGGCACCTTCCGGGCCCGGCTGGGCGACATCGGCAGTGACAGAAAGGCCAAGCTTTATGTGCGGCCGGAACACACGCTGATCTCGGCCACCGCCGCGCCCGAGAATGCGATTCCGGTCACGGTGGGGGATGTGTCGTTCGAGGGCAACTTCATCGCGGTGCATGCCATCAGTGACAGCGGGGCGCATCTGACCTCGGAAATCCGCAATGACGGGTCGGCGACCGTGCCGGAGAAGGGGGCGAAGGCGTTCATGTCCTTCGACGCCACCCGCGCCTCGATCCTGCCCGACGCGAATGTGAGGTCCTGA
- a CDS encoding ABC transporter permease → MQDMLRRYGLGLTVTMCLLVAFWLIMLVIVPNITLLEQSFRPYLPVVDIGGPRDTYSFDNYLKVFDGNVDKSLFGISFSIPVHVYTFGLTILYSMLVTVICFAMAYPLAYFMAKIVNPRSLPTLILLLFIPLWVSEVLRAFAWWIILAFKGPLNALLLAVGVIEDPIRWTNLGYTGVVIGLIYTYVLFMLFPIYNAIQSLDTNQIEAAEDLGAPWWKIHWKIVLPHSKPGIASGSVMVFMLSAGSLLVPSILGSTTSQWFTQTIDQWFKDALDWNTASAYAFILLLLCTVFVSVAMWLFKVKLSDIAK, encoded by the coding sequence ATGCAGGACATGCTGCGCCGCTATGGTCTGGGGCTGACCGTGACGATGTGCCTGCTGGTGGCCTTCTGGCTGATCATGCTGGTGATCGTGCCGAACATCACGCTGCTGGAGCAAAGCTTTCGCCCCTATCTGCCGGTGGTCGACATCGGCGGTCCGCGTGACACCTACAGCTTCGACAATTACCTCAAGGTCTTTGACGGCAATGTCGACAAAAGCCTGTTCGGGATCAGCTTTTCCATTCCGGTGCACGTCTATACCTTCGGGCTGACGATCCTGTATTCGATGCTGGTGACGGTGATCTGCTTTGCGATGGCCTATCCGCTGGCCTATTTCATGGCCAAGATCGTCAACCCCCGGTCCCTGCCGACGCTGATCCTGCTGCTGTTCATCCCGCTGTGGGTGTCCGAGGTGCTGCGCGCCTTTGCCTGGTGGATCATTCTGGCCTTCAAGGGTCCGCTCAACGCGCTGCTGTTGGCGGTGGGGGTGATCGAAGATCCGATCCGCTGGACCAACCTGGGCTATACCGGCGTGGTGATCGGGCTGATCTACACTTACGTCCTGTTCATGCTGTTCCCGATCTACAACGCGATCCAGTCCTTGGACACCAACCAGATCGAGGCGGCGGAGGACCTTGGGGCGCCGTGGTGGAAGATCCACTGGAAGATCGTGCTGCCTCATTCCAAGCCCGGCATCGCCAGTGGGTCTGTCATGGTGTTCATGCTGTCGGCGGGGTCCTTGCTGGTGCCGTCGATCCTTGGGTCCACCACCTCGCAATGGTTCACCCAGACCATCGACCAGTGGTTCAAGGACGCCTTGGACTGGAACACCGCGTCGGCCTATGCCTTCATCCTGCTTCTTCTGTGCACCGTCTTCGTGAGCGTCGCGATGTGGCTGTTCAAGGTGAAGCTGTCCGATATCGCGAAATAG